A stretch of Borrelia turcica IST7 DNA encodes these proteins:
- a CDS encoding bactofilin family protein, producing the protein MSIDSLEFEESNTQNVIKGNFEFEGYIESNKPIIIEGLLKGLINSTSSIYLREKANVEADIKCNHFLNHGTMKGNIEALETIKIYKTGKLIGNIKTKELFIDSGAIFKGNCVMEEK; encoded by the coding sequence ATGAGTATAGATAGTCTAGAATTTGAAGAAAGTAACACTCAAAATGTCATAAAGGGTAATTTTGAATTTGAAGGATACATAGAAAGCAATAAGCCAATAATCATTGAGGGTTTACTTAAAGGGCTCATAAACTCTACAAGTTCAATATATTTAAGAGAAAAAGCTAATGTAGAGGCAGACATTAAATGTAATCATTTTCTAAATCACGGAACAATGAAAGGCAATATTGAAGCTTTAGAAACAATAAAAATCTACAAAACCGGAAAATTAATTGGAAACATTAAAACAAAAGAACTCTTCATAGATTCAGGAGCAATATTTAAAGGAAATTGTGTAATGGAGGAAAAATGA
- a CDS encoding type III pantothenate kinase, protein MNNLVDKIQLIIDVGNTSISFASYRQDKMQIFCKLETRHDLTFNEIYEFLKLKFDFRVDKVFISSVVPIIDKILISVVDSLYKVIPLFVRFDLNYDLSFSPYKGSPFLLGSDVFANLVCAIELYKLDNALVVDLGTACTVFTVSREDGILGGLINGGLFTNFNALINSAYLLKEFNLTTPKELLGISTISSVNSGLIYQYKYLIEGVYYDLIKKYGKEFNLIITGGNANLILPLISVDFVFNLYLTVEGIKILGNSFKSDYC, encoded by the coding sequence ATGAATAATCTTGTTGATAAAATTCAGTTAATAATTGATGTTGGAAACACAAGCATATCTTTTGCATCATATAGGCAAGATAAAATGCAGATATTTTGTAAGCTAGAAACAAGACATGATTTAACTTTTAATGAAATTTATGAATTTCTTAAATTGAAATTTGATTTTAGGGTTGATAAAGTATTTATAAGTAGCGTTGTTCCTATTATTGATAAAATACTCATAAGTGTTGTTGATTCTCTTTATAAGGTAATTCCCTTATTTGTCAGATTTGACTTAAATTATGATTTAAGCTTTAGTCCTTACAAGGGTAGTCCATTTTTATTAGGTTCAGATGTTTTTGCAAATCTTGTTTGCGCCATTGAGCTTTACAAGCTTGACAATGCTTTAGTGGTAGACCTTGGAACGGCTTGTACTGTTTTTACTGTCAGCAGGGAAGATGGGATACTTGGGGGCCTTATTAATGGGGGGCTTTTCACAAATTTTAATGCATTAATCAATAGTGCATATCTTTTAAAAGAATTTAATCTTACAACACCCAAAGAATTATTAGGAATCTCAACAATTTCTAGTGTAAATAGTGGACTGATTTATCAGTACAAGTATTTAATAGAAGGAGTTTATTATGATCTTATTAAGAAATATGGGAAGGAATTTAATTTGATAATTACGGGGGGTAATGCTAACTTAATTTTGCCTTTAATAAGTGTAGATTTTGTCTTTAATCTGTATTTAACAGTTGAAGGAATTAAGATTTTGGGTAATTCTTTTAAAAGCGATTATTGTTAA
- a CDS encoding MBL fold metallo-hydrolase has product MLGIFLGTGASSGIPMLNCNCRVCSSSSAKNKRLRSSLLLNVSGINLLIDTGPDIRAQLLRESVSSLDLILYTHEHYDHVMGLDDIKFYTRNSPLNIYARESTMKHIKNAFPHNFTSKVSTSGKANIIPNLAIELEPIIFGGVEIMPIPLLHGDIISLGYRINNVAYLTDVKSIPDVSYKYLNELDVLIIDALRIKSHPGHLNFDDAISEVKKIKPKVAYFTHIAHDIMHEEFDYLNKDNIYLAYDGLRIHI; this is encoded by the coding sequence GTGTTGGGGATTTTTTTAGGAACAGGTGCATCGAGTGGTATTCCTATGTTAAATTGCAATTGTAGGGTATGCAGTTCAAGTTCTGCTAAAAACAAAAGGCTTAGAAGTTCGTTGCTCCTTAATGTGTCTGGAATTAACTTATTAATTGATACAGGTCCTGATATTAGAGCTCAACTTTTAAGAGAAAGTGTCTCTAGTCTTGACTTAATTTTATATACTCATGAGCATTATGATCATGTTATGGGTCTTGATGATATTAAATTTTATACAAGAAATTCTCCTTTAAATATATATGCTCGAGAGAGCACGATGAAACATATTAAAAATGCTTTTCCTCATAACTTTACATCAAAAGTTTCTACAAGTGGAAAGGCTAATATTATTCCTAATTTAGCAATAGAATTGGAGCCAATTATTTTTGGAGGAGTAGAAATAATGCCAATTCCTTTACTGCATGGGGATATAATTAGTTTAGGATACAGAATAAACAATGTAGCATATCTTACTGATGTTAAGTCTATTCCGGATGTTTCTTATAAATATTTAAATGAACTAGATGTATTAATAATAGATGCTTTAAGAATTAAATCTCATCCTGGTCATTTAAATTTTGATGACGCTATTAGTGAGGTTAAAAAAATAAAGCCTAAGGTTGCTTATTTTACGCACATTGCACATGATATAATGCATGAAGAATTTGATTATTTAAATAAAGATAATATTTATTTGGCTTATGATGGGCTTCGGATACATATTTAA
- a CDS encoding glucosaminidase domain-containing protein, whose protein sequence is MSKKSILLVISKILILLTVKGYCEDDIIEISTEIEKEKYIPFLLSKGISQVEDLVKYTLKMNPYLESEYVQVIAQTYIDEALIEGINYDIAYAQMLLETGILKFNGVVSKEQYNFSGIGATDNFTKGNSFSNIKEGIRAHIQHLKAYASSQDINSNMVDPRFYLVKRGSAPTIYDLTGKWAQDKFYDKKLKKILLRLLEFNNAKS, encoded by the coding sequence ATGTCAAAAAAATCTATACTCTTAGTAATATCAAAAATCTTAATATTACTAACCGTAAAGGGTTACTGTGAAGATGACATAATTGAAATAAGTACTGAAATAGAAAAAGAAAAGTATATTCCTTTTCTTTTAAGCAAAGGAATAAGTCAAGTAGAAGATCTTGTCAAATATACATTAAAAATGAATCCCTATCTTGAATCAGAATATGTTCAAGTAATTGCACAGACCTATATAGATGAAGCTTTAATTGAGGGGATAAATTACGACATTGCTTACGCTCAAATGTTACTTGAAACAGGCATTTTAAAATTTAATGGCGTTGTTTCTAAAGAACAGTATAATTTTTCAGGAATAGGAGCTACTGACAATTTCACAAAGGGAAACTCTTTTTCTAATATTAAAGAAGGAATTAGGGCACACATTCAACACTTAAAAGCTTACGCTTCAAGTCAGGATATAAATTCCAATATGGTCGATCCTAGGTTTTACCTTGTAAAAAGAGGCTCTGCTCCAACTATATATGACCTTACAGGTAAATGGGCACAAGACAAATTTTATGACAAAAAATTAAAAAAAATATTGCTTAGATTATTAGAATTTAATAATGCAAAAAGCTAA
- a CDS encoding TIGR02757 family protein: MQKAKDTIFDILELIYNKYNKREFVHPDPLEFLYNYAEKEDVELVGLLSSSLALGRVEKILEAINRVLKPLGRNPSEKLKYFTKDDLNVIYKDFIYRFFKTEDIVRLIMTIKEIQNKYSTIENLFYGIYKKNGNFISSLDELITYMENINEESFGLLLPKPSKGSACKRLFLFLRWMIRKDEVDLGIWDKFNPSNLIVPMDTHMTDISFKLFNLKYNKSVNLKKAIEVTKYFSNSNKNDPVKYDFSLTRFGINREFKKEDLFINILKL, from the coding sequence ATGCAAAAAGCTAAAGATACTATATTTGACATCTTAGAGCTTATATACAATAAATATAACAAAAGAGAATTTGTTCATCCTGATCCCCTTGAATTTTTATATAACTACGCAGAAAAAGAAGATGTTGAACTTGTAGGTCTGCTTAGCTCATCACTAGCACTTGGAAGAGTTGAAAAAATATTAGAAGCAATTAATAGAGTCTTAAAACCATTGGGTAGGAATCCTTCAGAAAAACTTAAGTATTTTACCAAAGACGACCTAAATGTAATATACAAAGACTTTATTTACAGATTTTTTAAAACAGAAGACATTGTAAGACTAATAATGACCATTAAGGAAATACAAAATAAGTACTCAACAATTGAGAATCTTTTCTATGGTATATACAAAAAGAATGGAAATTTTATATCAAGCCTAGATGAACTAATAACTTACATGGAAAACATTAATGAAGAGTCCTTTGGTTTACTACTTCCAAAACCTTCAAAGGGAAGTGCATGTAAAAGATTATTTTTATTTTTAAGATGGATGATAAGAAAAGATGAAGTTGATTTAGGAATATGGGATAAATTTAATCCCTCAAACTTAATAGTCCCAATGGATACTCATATGACAGATATATCTTTTAAACTATTTAATCTTAAATATAATAAAAGTGTAAATCTTAAGAAAGCAATAGAAGTTACAAAATATTTCTCAAATAGCAATAAAAATGATCCTGTCAAATATGATTTTTCACTAACTCGGTTTGGCATCAATAGAGAATTTAAAAAAGAAGATTTATTCATAAACATCTTAAAGCTTTAA
- a CDS encoding PP2C family protein-serine/threonine phosphatase — MSSANIVSILNEFNLKLEKIFLLINTYSYELYKETPRYFYDDITNYLELTLEVSNKFREELEASEELKMGKFLIKSMKCDLISYLYLSLELIDNSMNYSEIKDAGVAFFKAISFKISSIISSTEIELENLVFSSEHTSRHVLNKDGHKILIFSEDKIYSKKLTKYLMLKYDVISVDTVDFFNKMICSDFYDLIILDFCSDRDVQIILDLLRVVKKNSLYETIPVIVVSNITRKDIVTIFIEERVDDYFLKSLDLLVLEARISSFIEKKRGIEQGQKYLDLILKGREYLESELVEAGNYIENLLPDKIRNEFFSTNWIFIPSERIGGDFFNYYFVNDDELVIYLIDISGHGIGSALLSLSVSSVINSYVMNNDDINPSKVLEYVNSYFVKFRSDMFITLWYGVLNVRTKRLRFSSAGTPPAIVLNSGDNICLKTRGMILGIEEIYSCEESEVLLNKNSHLLLFSDGVYEIENKKNLIMSIDDFYGIIKENTHHLDDFILMRLYESMLNLSKYNKFRDDFSVLEFIIN, encoded by the coding sequence ATGAGTAGTGCTAATATTGTTAGTATATTAAATGAGTTTAATTTAAAGTTAGAAAAGATTTTTTTACTGATAAATACTTATTCTTATGAGCTTTATAAAGAAACTCCTAGATATTTTTATGATGATATTACAAATTATCTTGAATTGACTTTAGAAGTTTCCAATAAATTTAGGGAAGAACTTGAAGCTTCTGAAGAGTTAAAAATGGGTAAATTTCTTATTAAAAGCATGAAATGTGATTTAATTTCTTATTTGTATTTATCTTTAGAATTAATAGATAATTCTATGAATTATAGTGAAATTAAAGACGCTGGGGTTGCTTTTTTTAAGGCTATTTCTTTTAAAATTTCATCAATAATATCTTCTACGGAGATTGAGCTTGAGAATTTAGTTTTCTCTTCTGAACATACAAGTAGGCATGTCTTAAATAAGGATGGGCATAAAATATTAATTTTTTCTGAGGATAAAATTTATAGTAAAAAACTAACAAAATATTTGATGTTAAAATATGATGTTATATCTGTAGATACTGTTGACTTTTTCAATAAAATGATTTGTAGTGACTTTTATGATTTAATTATTCTTGATTTTTGCTCAGACAGAGATGTACAGATAATTTTAGACTTGCTTAGAGTTGTTAAAAAAAATAGTCTTTATGAAACAATTCCAGTTATTGTTGTTTCTAACATAACTAGAAAAGATATTGTTACAATTTTTATTGAAGAGCGAGTGGATGATTATTTCTTGAAAAGTTTAGATTTATTAGTACTAGAGGCTAGGATAAGTAGTTTTATTGAGAAGAAAAGGGGCATAGAACAGGGACAGAAATATTTAGATTTGATACTTAAAGGTAGAGAATATCTTGAGAGTGAGTTAGTTGAGGCTGGGAACTACATTGAAAACTTATTGCCTGATAAAATACGAAACGAATTTTTTAGTACCAATTGGATTTTTATTCCTTCAGAGAGAATTGGAGGTGATTTTTTTAATTACTATTTTGTTAATGATGATGAACTAGTAATTTATTTGATAGATATTTCAGGACATGGGATAGGTTCTGCACTTTTATCTCTTAGTGTTTCAAGTGTTATTAATTCTTATGTTATGAATAATGATGATATTAATCCTTCTAAGGTATTAGAGTATGTTAATAGTTATTTTGTTAAGTTTAGAAGTGACATGTTTATTACATTGTGGTATGGTGTTTTGAATGTACGGACAAAACGGCTAAGGTTTTCATCGGCAGGAACACCCCCTGCTATTGTTTTAAATTCTGGAGATAATATTTGCCTTAAAACGAGAGGGATGATTCTTGGAATCGAGGAGATATATTCTTGTGAAGAGAGTGAGGTCTTATTAAATAAAAATTCGCATTTGTTACTCTTTAGTGATGGTGTTTATGAGATTGAGAATAAGAAAAATTTAATAATGTCTATTGATGATTTTTATGGAATAATTAAAGAAAATACACATCACTTGGATGATTTTATTTTGATGCGTCTTTATGAGAGTATGTTAAACCTATCTAAATATAATAAATTTAGAGATGATTTTTCTGTTTTAGAATTTATTATTAATTAG
- the xth gene encoding exodeoxyribonuclease III, giving the protein MNLISWNVNGIRAILKKGFLEFVEKHKPDILCLQETKACKEQLPKELINIKGYYSYFSKSIIKGYSGVCVYSKIEPIKVENMSREIFDKEGRILIVHYHDFILINAYFPNSQLLRKRLQFKLDFLMHLKSLAHSFISSGKNLIICGDFNIAHTEIDLSNPKTSRDYAGYYIEETTWMDNFLNEGYVDTFRIFNKNPDNYTWWDYRTKARERNIGWRIDYFVVNEVFKTRVKNALILNEVMGSDHCPIFLQLDW; this is encoded by the coding sequence GTGAATTTAATTTCATGGAATGTAAATGGAATAAGAGCTATTTTAAAAAAAGGTTTTCTTGAATTTGTTGAAAAACATAAACCAGATATTTTGTGCCTTCAAGAAACTAAGGCATGCAAAGAACAATTACCAAAAGAGCTTATTAATATTAAAGGATATTATTCCTATTTTTCAAAATCCATAATAAAGGGATATAGTGGTGTTTGTGTTTATTCTAAGATTGAACCTATTAAGGTAGAGAACATGAGTAGAGAAATATTTGACAAGGAAGGAAGAATCCTTATTGTACATTATCATGATTTTATTCTTATTAATGCATATTTCCCTAATTCTCAATTGTTAAGAAAAAGACTGCAATTTAAGCTTGATTTTTTAATGCATCTCAAGTCTCTTGCACATTCATTCATAAGTTCTGGGAAAAACCTTATCATATGTGGTGATTTTAATATTGCTCATACTGAGATTGATTTATCTAATCCTAAGACTAGTAGAGACTATGCTGGATATTATATTGAGGAAACTACTTGGATGGATAATTTTTTAAATGAGGGTTATGTTGATACCTTTAGAATATTTAATAAGAACCCAGATAACTATACTTGGTGGGATTATAGAACAAAGGCAAGAGAACGTAATATTGGGTGGAGAATTGATTATTTTGTTGTGAATGAAGTTTTTAAAACTAGAGTAAAAAATGCTCTAATTTTAAATGAAGTAATGGGTAGTGATCATTGTCCTATTTTTTTGCAGTTAGATTGGTGA
- a CDS encoding tetratricopeptide repeat protein — MTYKRFSSKIILLILSCSNFLIAQEKEDSLLLYREGRFQEAITNTQEELSQNPNNLDARVILIWSLIGAGEYKKAEIECMKGLEIKKYDSRIIQALGESYFFQKQYKNALKYFQEYIGLDPNGARIIKVYNLIADSFYKLERYNEADFAYENALRFLPNNQNLLLKLAKARINAKNKTLAKETLTTLLSLNPSHLEAKKLLENLEKNNNNS; from the coding sequence ATGACATATAAAAGATTTTCTTCAAAGATAATCTTACTTATCTTATCATGCTCAAATTTTTTAATTGCACAAGAAAAAGAAGATTCACTTCTCTTATACAGAGAAGGCAGATTTCAAGAAGCCATTACAAATACTCAAGAAGAACTCAGTCAAAACCCAAATAACCTAGATGCAAGAGTAATACTTATATGGAGTCTAATAGGAGCAGGAGAATATAAGAAAGCCGAAATAGAATGTATGAAAGGACTTGAAATAAAAAAATATGATTCAAGAATAATTCAAGCATTAGGAGAATCTTATTTTTTTCAAAAGCAATATAAAAATGCACTTAAATATTTTCAAGAATATATTGGTCTTGACCCAAATGGAGCACGAATAATAAAAGTATACAATCTCATAGCAGATTCTTTCTATAAACTTGAAAGATATAATGAAGCTGATTTTGCATATGAAAACGCTTTAAGGTTTCTACCAAATAATCAAAACTTGCTACTAAAACTTGCAAAAGCAAGAATTAACGCAAAAAACAAAACTTTAGCAAAAGAAACTCTAACAACATTACTAAGCTTAAATCCCAGCCATTTAGAAGCAAAAAAATTGCTAGAAAATCTTGAAAAAAATAATAATAATTCTTGA
- a CDS encoding M16 family metallopeptidase: MKYRSINNINRVLILVFLLLSCAPSKLKTDQNLVSGQLENGLKYYIYANKTPEKAVYMGILFNVGSLNEEEHERGLAHYLEHMAFKGTEDYPGGEGVLKVLKKFGMAFGADINAYTSFDKTYYSLDVPDGNNEAEVDEALNVLKNWASQMELDEVEIEKERNIIIEEKKLGERYPNRIVEKMFKFILGNSRYADRFPIGLEERILAFKSEDFKKFYKKWYRPDLTSVIIVGDIEPDKIEEKVKEKFSSFKKPESELEKIKINLDTSINEKFISVEDFETPFPGVIFVKKDSYNVVLTPSHIKKNIERTLLNSLFANRFSELRASGINDFMSFNKIDSPLKSDDNYILIDQISVELNPDQLKEGLEEFFYQVERIKKFGFTQGEVDKVKSQLISSYKLSKDNIDKRNSSTITNILVDVATEDSAMLDMHEYYDIAIDHLNKISLATITGLAKREASINDHAIIYSYSNKSHRDLTLDEIQGIQELALKRESKPYEDVSIQGKFLKEDLKNKEIIDEKELFGGVSSFTLENGVEVYFKHNEHKKNVVTLSASSWGGLLNENADLIPVLDMAPSVVSNSGYGDYSQLQVEKYLADKVVSLNTTVNFQKTNLSGSAEVKNLETLFELIYYTFNEPKIDDIVLQNTINDIKAVIKSREDDSKYLFGRAVKGFLNNDDYRYRDIKESDLKNMTKEILLDFYKKRFAYANNFKFVFVGDVDLNTIKTLSRKYLGNLNAKKLDEFKDLDHSYKKDTDRIVIRKGEDSSSIVYVLYPFEFNYTPESTLNYQALASLLTDGLIKNIRRDMSSVYSINAYFNYSVRRYKNSDGFIYVTFTVEPKVLDKVLKSIHEYMLERQKIDYTEEDFDYVKKNIIKEEEIKSQSNLYWSSSILDSVLWTGTFEDTISTTFIENNLNKDVINSLLKKINFNQKTEIVLMPEKE; this comes from the coding sequence ATGAAGTATCGCAGTATCAATAATATAAATAGAGTTTTAATTTTAGTATTTCTTCTTTTATCTTGTGCTCCTTCTAAGTTAAAGACTGATCAGAATTTAGTAAGTGGTCAACTTGAGAATGGACTTAAGTATTATATTTATGCTAACAAAACGCCGGAGAAGGCTGTTTATATGGGGATTTTATTTAATGTAGGTTCTTTAAATGAAGAGGAACATGAGAGAGGATTGGCTCATTACCTTGAGCATATGGCTTTTAAGGGAACAGAAGATTATCCGGGTGGTGAGGGTGTTTTAAAAGTTCTTAAAAAGTTTGGGATGGCATTTGGAGCGGATATTAATGCTTATACTTCTTTTGATAAAACTTATTATAGTCTTGATGTGCCGGATGGTAATAATGAGGCAGAAGTTGATGAGGCTTTAAATGTTTTGAAGAACTGGGCTTCACAGATGGAATTGGATGAAGTAGAAATAGAAAAAGAGCGTAATATTATCATTGAAGAGAAGAAGCTTGGAGAGCGTTATCCAAATAGAATTGTGGAAAAAATGTTTAAGTTTATTCTTGGTAATAGTAGATATGCGGACAGATTTCCTATTGGACTTGAAGAGAGGATTTTAGCTTTTAAATCAGAAGATTTTAAGAAATTTTATAAGAAATGGTATAGACCAGATCTTACTAGTGTCATTATTGTAGGAGACATTGAACCTGACAAGATTGAAGAAAAAGTAAAAGAAAAATTTTCATCTTTCAAGAAACCTGAGAGTGAGCTTGAAAAGATTAAAATAAATCTAGACACATCAATTAATGAAAAATTTATTAGTGTAGAGGATTTTGAGACACCATTTCCTGGTGTGATTTTTGTTAAAAAAGATAGTTACAATGTTGTACTTACACCTAGTCATATTAAGAAAAATATTGAGAGAACCTTATTGAATAGTCTTTTTGCAAATAGGTTTTCTGAGTTAAGGGCTTCTGGAATAAATGATTTTATGTCTTTTAATAAAATTGATTCTCCACTAAAGTCGGATGATAATTATATTTTAATTGATCAAATTTCTGTTGAATTAAATCCAGATCAATTAAAAGAAGGTCTTGAAGAATTTTTTTATCAAGTAGAGAGAATAAAGAAATTTGGATTTACTCAAGGGGAAGTGGATAAGGTTAAGTCTCAACTTATAAGCTCTTATAAGCTAAGTAAAGATAACATAGATAAAAGAAATTCATCTACTATTACTAATATTTTAGTAGATGTTGCGACAGAAGATTCTGCCATGCTTGATATGCATGAGTATTATGATATTGCTATTGATCATCTAAATAAAATTAGTCTGGCTACAATAACAGGTTTGGCCAAGAGAGAAGCGTCTATAAATGATCATGCTATTATTTATTCTTATTCTAATAAATCTCATCGTGATTTGACTCTTGATGAAATCCAGGGAATACAAGAGCTTGCATTAAAAAGAGAAAGTAAGCCTTATGAGGATGTATCAATTCAAGGAAAATTTTTGAAGGAGGACTTGAAAAACAAAGAGATTATTGATGAGAAAGAATTGTTTGGAGGAGTATCATCATTTACTCTTGAGAATGGAGTTGAAGTTTACTTTAAACATAATGAACATAAGAAGAATGTAGTTACTCTTAGTGCAAGTTCTTGGGGTGGATTATTAAATGAGAATGCTGATCTTATACCTGTTTTGGATATGGCGCCGAGTGTCGTTTCAAATTCAGGTTATGGGGATTATTCTCAACTTCAAGTTGAAAAATATTTGGCAGACAAGGTTGTAAGTTTAAATACAACAGTTAATTTTCAAAAAACAAACCTTAGTGGAAGTGCTGAGGTCAAAAACCTTGAAACTCTTTTTGAGCTTATATACTATACATTTAATGAGCCAAAGATAGATGATATTGTTTTACAAAACACTATTAACGATATAAAAGCGGTCATTAAAAGCAGGGAGGATGATTCTAAATATCTTTTTGGACGAGCTGTTAAGGGGTTTTTAAATAATGATGATTATCGTTACAGAGATATTAAGGAATCTGATTTGAAAAATATGACAAAGGAAATCCTTTTAGATTTTTATAAAAAGAGATTTGCCTATGCAAATAACTTCAAATTTGTGTTTGTGGGAGATGTAGATTTAAATACAATAAAAACTCTTTCAAGGAAGTATTTGGGTAACTTGAATGCTAAAAAATTGGATGAGTTTAAGGATTTAGATCATTCTTATAAGAAAGATACGGATAGAATAGTTATAAGGAAAGGTGAGGATTCAAGTAGTATTGTTTATGTTCTTTATCCTTTTGAATTCAATTATACACCCGAGAGTACTTTAAACTATCAAGCTTTGGCTTCTCTTTTGACTGATGGTCTTATTAAAAATATTAGAAGGGATATGTCTAGTGTTTATTCAATAAACGCATACTTTAATTATTCTGTTAGACGATATAAAAATTCAGATGGTTTTATATATGTAACTTTTACAGTTGAGCCTAAAGTTCTTGATAAAGTCTTAAAATCTATACATGAGTATATGCTAGAGAGACAAAAGATAGATTATACAGAAGAAGATTTTGATTATGTTAAGAAAAATATCATTAAAGAAGAGGAAATTAAATCTCAATCTAATTTGTATTGGTCTTCCTCAATATTAGATTCAGTTCTGTGGACAGGTACTTTTGAAGATACCATAAGTACTACATTTATTGAAAATAATTTAAATAAAGATGTTATAAATTCATTGTTAAAGAAAATTAATTTTAATCAGAAGACAGAAATTGTTTTGATGCCAGAAAAAGAATAA
- the nadE gene encoding NAD(+) synthase: MKICIAQIKHRISKLNETLDEFKKNCEYALQNNIDILIFPFMFVGYNEYDNLLRRPEILKINLDCLNFIKNQVDDRICVVFGHYDFYEGRIVDCVSAVNNHEFILTTREMNTPVLFEYKGHNIAVLNFEDELLFKGFDHEFSTYFIKSQYLLIPSKSCFTKEKNNLRLSFFEKVAVENNIEVAYANLYGVHDSVVFDGLSFFINKYGKLTQAKEFEEDILLNEGFHDLELDSPSAILDKVILAIVNALREYVCLNGFDKVHLGISGGIDSALVAYLACVALGSSKVIGISMPSKFSSSGSVSDAKELARGLGFKLIDMPIEMVFSTTLGFFNEYFNTKGITEENLQARLRGLFLMSYSNANRSLLLNTGNKSEIAVGYCTLYGDSCGGIALIGDLFKGDVYELARYINVREGRDVIPTNIILKEPSAELRPQQKDSDSLPIYEVLDEILMRYLIKNEPLDFLYKAFGKELVTKVLDLYSGSEYKRRQGSMIVKVSRKTFGNDILLPVSKVELTIDE, translated from the coding sequence GTGAAAATATGTATAGCTCAGATAAAACACAGAATTTCTAAACTTAATGAAACTTTGGATGAATTTAAAAAAAATTGTGAATATGCTTTACAGAATAATATTGATATTTTAATTTTTCCTTTTATGTTTGTTGGTTATAATGAATATGATAATTTATTACGTAGACCAGAAATTTTAAAAATAAATCTTGACTGTCTTAATTTTATAAAAAATCAAGTTGATGATAGGATTTGTGTTGTATTTGGACATTATGATTTTTACGAGGGAAGGATAGTAGACTGTGTATCTGCGGTAAACAACCATGAATTTATTTTGACAACTAGAGAAATGAATACACCAGTCTTGTTTGAATATAAGGGACATAACATTGCCGTATTGAATTTTGAAGATGAGCTTTTATTTAAAGGGTTTGACCACGAGTTTAGCACTTATTTTATAAAATCTCAATATCTCTTAATTCCATCAAAATCTTGTTTTACTAAAGAAAAAAATAATTTAAGACTTTCTTTTTTTGAAAAAGTAGCTGTTGAAAATAATATAGAAGTTGCTTATGCCAATTTATATGGTGTTCATGACTCTGTTGTGTTTGATGGCTTGAGTTTTTTTATTAATAAGTACGGTAAATTGACTCAAGCTAAAGAGTTTGAAGAAGATATTTTATTGAATGAGGGATTTCATGATTTAGAACTTGACTCTCCTTCTGCAATCCTTGATAAGGTTATATTAGCAATAGTAAATGCTTTAAGGGAATATGTTTGTCTTAATGGATTTGATAAAGTTCATTTGGGTATTTCGGGAGGCATAGATTCTGCTCTTGTTGCTTATCTTGCGTGCGTTGCTTTAGGATCTAGTAAAGTTATTGGTATTTCTATGCCTAGTAAATTTTCATCGTCAGGGTCTGTTTCGGATGCAAAAGAACTAGCTAGGGGATTAGGATTTAAGTTGATTGATATGCCTATTGAAATGGTGTTTTCAACTACTTTAGGATTTTTTAATGAGTATTTCAATACAAAGGGAATTACTGAGGAGAATCTGCAGGCAAGGCTTAGAGGTCTTTTTTTAATGTCTTATAGTAATGCCAATAGGTCTTTGCTTCTAAATACTGGAAATAAAAGTGAGATTGCTGTTGGTTATTGCACGCTTTATGGAGATTCTTGTGGAGGAATCGCTTTGATTGGAGATTTATTTAAAGGTGATGTGTATGAGCTTGCAAGATATATTAATGTAAGAGAGGGTAGAGACGTAATTCCTACTAATATTATTTTAAAAGAACCTTCTGCTGAATTAAGGCCACAGCAAAAGGATAGCGATTCTCTTCCTATATATGAAGTTCTTGATGAGATATTGATGAGATATTTGATTAAAAATGAACCTTTAGACTTTCTATATAAAGCTTTTGGAAAAGAATTAGTCACAAAAGTATTGGATCTTTATTCTGGTAGTGAGTATAAAAGAAGACAAGGCTCTATGATAGTTAAAGTTTCTAGGAAGACTTTTGGTAATGACATTTTACTTCCTGTTTCAAAGGTTGAATTGACGATAGATGAGTAG